The genomic DNA AAGGCCAGCCGTCGCTGGACGGTTCCCTGATCATCGATCTGCAATTCGCCGCGCAGGGCATGGCTGCCGATCAACTGATGACAAGTCTGAACGCCAGAGGCTCGCTGGGATTGCGCAGCGGCTCCATCTCCGGCACCGGCCTTGGCCTGGCGTTGGGCGAAGCGCATGCAGACACCATCAGCAACATCACCGCAAATATCACCATCAACACGCTTGATACGCCGATTGGCTTGCTGGGTCAGGCCGACTGGCGTGATGAACGCTTTGAGATGAGTGGACAATTTGGTGCCGGACAGATGCTGTCAAACGGGATGGGTCCGGCCCAGTTTGGCATTAACTCCCGCAGAGTGTCCGCCGGCATTGAGGGGACTTTTACCCAGACCGGGGATTTCAACGGCAATGTGACGGTGGAAACCCGTTCCGTGCGCAATCTGCTGGCTTGGTTGAACCAGCCGATAGGCGAGGGCGGGGGGCTCGGACCATTCAGTTATACCGGCAAATTATCGCTCAGCCCGGGTGCCGTCAATTTTGAAAATGCCCGTATTCTGCTGGATGGAACTGAAGGCACCGGCAATGGCACAATTTCGTTTTCCGGAAGACCGCGTCTTGAGGCCCGGCTGGCACTGCAACAACTTGATCTCACGCCCTATCTTTCGAGAGGTCCGGCTGCTACGCGCCACCCGGTGCCAAATGGCAGTAATCTTCCGGGCATCGACCAGGAGGTAGATCCAAGCTGGAGCAACGCCCCGATCGATCTGGCGGCTCTTTCCGGCATGGATGCTGATCTGACGATCAGCGCCCGCGAGTTGATCTGGGACGACATCCGCACCGGTGCCACTAATATGGTGGTAGCGGTCAATGATGGCGTGATGACCGCAGATCTGACGGAAATGCGGCTCTATGGCGGTCGCGGTGCCGGTCGTTTACGGATTGACGCCTCCGGCGAAATTCCTGTTGTTGCGATTAATTTTGATCTGTCCTCGCTTGATGCCTATCCCTTCCTGCGCGATGCGGCACACTTTACCCGGCTGGAGGGTATCGCGGATTTCAGCATTGCCTTGAAAACCCAGGGCCGCAGCGAATTGGGACTTGTCTCCGGCCTTGATGGCGAAACCCGGATGATGTTTGCCAATGGCGCGCTGCGCGGCGTCAATATCCCGAAAATGGTCCGCACCCTGTCAGCACGCACATTACTGGGTTGGCAGACCAATGAGCAGGAAAAGACCGATTTCAGCGAATTTTCCGGTTCATTCCAGTTTGCCAACGGGCTTGGACGCACCAGAGACATCAGGCTGATCGGACCCCTGATCCGTGCCACCGGAGCCGGTTCCATCGATCTTCCGGCGAAGCGGCTGGAAATGCGGTTTGATCCGCGCGTTGTCGCGTCTCTTCAAGGCCAGGGCGCAGCCCAGGATTTTGCCGGTCTGGGCGTTCCCATCGTCGTGGAGGGCGCGCTGGACCAGCCGCGCATTTATCCCGATATTGCCGGTATTCTGGAAAATCCTGATGCGGCTCTGGAACAGTTGCGCCAGTTTGGCGGTGGCCTGGCAGCCCTCAGCGATGACGGCGATGCGCTGCGCGATCAGGTGCGCGAGCGAACCGGTCTGGATGTCAATCAGATCATGCGCGACGGGCAGCTGGATCGTGACGCCGCCATTGGTCAGGGTGCAGATCTGCTCGGCCGGCTCATTGGCGGAAATCAGAGCCAGACCGGTCCTGGTTCCGATACGCGGCAGCTGGGTCCAGGCGGCACTCCCGTGCCCAGACCCGACCCGCGCGGATCGCTGGTGCGCACCGCCACACCGGTCAATGCGTCGCCACGCTTCATGACACCGGCGGAAGCGCGCAGAGCAACTGGAGGCCGCGCCACAGTGT from Pararhizobium sp. IMCC3301 includes the following:
- a CDS encoding AsmA family protein; amino-acid sequence: MPPLQSSAVPEPEYSEAPHYIAAPDADEPPGTGEPHWEGAYQQPSGESASGPDFQATQFQNLQGQYSQDPDVLAPSGAAAVSSGQNEATGQAAGKAGNKPGPRRVKRGSARKPLIINPWMRQLAYVGGGIIGVFVLVVFVLPFFLPSGTIAREVSRQVEQATGLQLSIEGPVSVGVFPSPRFSAADVMISADGESSILRADSIRFGINLAAIFTGNVRLDEVTLDRPSVDLVVDERGRAGWLQASTAAGLRPGSDQNDAVVVEDTGSALQALDRLQIDAVTIRDGSIRYQDLRDRTDHLVSGIELNTALTSLDVPMVVDASFVFQDQKFAVKTQLDEPRAAIERGRSALDMSVNGSVLEASLGGTVDFALGPAFGGQFVSSIPSVAAMAAWLGTELPEDTTGLDSIRLSAELAASPVSVEVTEFALMVGEETVEGTLRADLTSDIPALSGDLVSQGVDVGTLMSAVGLAGKGQPSLDGSLIIDLQFAAQGMAADQLMTSLNARGSLGLRSGSISGTGLGLALGEAHADTISNITANITINTLDTPIGLLGQADWRDERFEMSGQFGAGQMLSNGMGPAQFGINSRRVSAGIEGTFTQTGDFNGNVTVETRSVRNLLAWLNQPIGEGGGLGPFSYTGKLSLSPGAVNFENARILLDGTEGTGNGTISFSGRPRLEARLALQQLDLTPYLSRGPAATRHPVPNGSNLPGIDQEVDPSWSNAPIDLAALSGMDADLTISARELIWDDIRTGATNMVVAVNDGVMTADLTEMRLYGGRGAGRLRIDASGEIPVVAINFDLSSLDAYPFLRDAAHFTRLEGIADFSIALKTQGRSELGLVSGLDGETRMMFANGALRGVNIPKMVRTLSARTLLGWQTNEQEKTDFSEFSGSFQFANGLGRTRDIRLIGPLIRATGAGSIDLPAKRLEMRFDPRVVASLQGQGAAQDFAGLGVPIVVEGALDQPRIYPDIAGILENPDAALEQLRQFGGGLAALSDDGDALRDQVRERTGLDVNQIMRDGQLDRDAAIGQGADLLGRLIGGNQSQTGPGSDTRQLGPGGTPVPRPDPRGSLVRTATPVNASPRFMTPAEARRATGGRATVSGGGASNTSTTSTGRAAGTAPAPSGNGGPIDLLNSGRTSTQDVLPGSGNPPGPAPNPVEGLLRRVFGR